The following coding sequences are from one Onychostoma macrolepis isolate SWU-2019 chromosome 24, ASM1243209v1, whole genome shotgun sequence window:
- the pdha1b gene encoding pyruvate dehydrogenase E1 subunit alpha 1b isoform X2, protein MQNMLTVIANALKGGAKINGAQTVSEGSRVVISARSFANLTPQARFDIKRCDLHRLDEGPSVQTVLTREDGLRYYRTMQTMRRMELKADQLYKQKIIRGFCHLYDGQEACAVGIEAGINPTDHLITAYRAHGYTYTRGVSVKEIMAELTGRRGGVAKGKGGSMHMYAKNFYGGNGIVGAQVRCTHHNLQEYYIRHFLNLNFTVLKVPLGAGVALACQYQGKNEVCVTLYGDGAANQGQIFESFNMAALWKLPCIFICENNKYGMGTSVERASASTDYYKRGDYIPGLRVDGMDVLSVREATRFAADYCRSGKGPILMELQTYRYHGHSMSDPGVSYRTREEIQEVRSKSDPITVLKDRMISNNMANLEEIKDIDAEIRKEIEEAAQFATSDPEPPLEDLCNHIFYNDAPLEIRGTNPWMKLKSIS, encoded by the exons ATGCAGAACATGCTGACAGTGATAGCAAACGCACTTAAGGGTGGTGCCAAAATAAAT GGTGCCCAAACAGTGTCAGAG GGCTCAAGAGTTGTGATATCAGCACGTTCTTTTGCTAACTTGACCCCTCAAGCCAGGTTTGACATCAAG AGATGTGATCTTCATCGCTTGGATGAAGGCCCTTCGGTGCAGACGGTGCTCACCAGAGAGGATGGACTCAGGTACTACCGCACTATGCAAACCATGAGACGCATGGAGCTGAAGGCAGATCAGCTGTACAAGCAGAAGATCATACGAGGATTCTGTCATCTTTATGATGGCCAG GAGGCCTGTGCCGTAGGCATTGAGGCTGGTATCAATCCCACAGATCACCTGATCACAGCATATAGGGCTCATGGTTACACCTACACTAGAGGTGTGTCTGTGAAAGAGATCATGGCAGAACTCACAG GTCGAAGGGGTGGTGTTGCCAAAGGCAAGGGTGGCTCTATGCACATGTATGCCAAGAATTTCTATGGCGGGAATGGTATTGTTGGTGCCCAGGTGAGATGCACGCACCATAATTTACAAGAATATTACATCAggcattttttaaatctaaattttactgttttgaaGGTTCCTCTTGGGGCAGGTGTGGCCCTTGCGTGCCAGTATCAGGGTAAGAATGAGGTTTGTGTCACTCTGTATGGGGATGGAGCTGCTAATCAG GGCCAGATCTTTGAGTCGTTTAACATGGCAGCTTTGTGGAAACTCCCCTGTATTTTCATCTGTGAGAATAATAAATATGGCATGGGGACATCAGTGGAACGAGCCTCAGCCAGCACAGATTATTACAAGAGAGGAGACTACATTCCTGGTCTGAgg GTGGATGGTATGGATGTTCTCAGCGTGAGAGAGGCAACCAGGTTTGCGGCAGATTATTGCAGATCTGGAAAG GGTCCCATACTAATGGAGCTCCAGACATATCGTTACCACGGCCACAGCATGAGCGATCCTGGGGTCAG TTATCGCACACGTGAGGAAATTCAGGAAGTTCGCAGTAAGAGTGACCCTATCACTGTGCTGAAGGACCGTATGATTAGTAACAACATGGCTAACCTGGAAGAGATTAAG GACATTGATGCTGAGATTCGTAAGGAGATAGAAGAAGCAGCACAGTTTGCTACCTCTGATCCAGAGCCCCCGCTGGAGGATTTGTGCAACCACATCTTCTACAATGATGCACCTTTAGAGATCAGAGGCACCAACCCTTGGATGAAGCTGAAATCCATCAGCTAA
- the pdha1b gene encoding pyruvate dehydrogenase E1 subunit alpha 1b isoform X4 translates to MQNMLTVIANALKGGAKINGAQTVSEGSRVVISARSFANLTPQARFDIKRCDLHRLDEGPSVQTVLTREDGLRYYRTMQTMRRMELKADQLYKQKIIRGFCHLYDGQEACAVGIEAGINPTDHLITAYRAHGYTYTRGVSVKEIMAELTGRRGGVAKGKGGSMHMYAKNFYGGNGIVGAQVPLGAGVALACQYQGKNEVCVTLYGDGAANQGQIFESFNMAALWKLPCIFICENNKYGMGTSVERASASTDYYKRGDYIPGLRVDGMDVLSVREATRFAADYCRSGKGPILMELQTYRYHGHSMSDPGVSYRTREEIQEVRSKSDPITVLKDRMISNNMANLEEIKDIDAEIRKEIEEAAQFATSDPEPPLEDLCNHIFYNDAPLEIRGTNPWMKLKSIS, encoded by the exons ATGCAGAACATGCTGACAGTGATAGCAAACGCACTTAAGGGTGGTGCCAAAATAAAT GGTGCCCAAACAGTGTCAGAG GGCTCAAGAGTTGTGATATCAGCACGTTCTTTTGCTAACTTGACCCCTCAAGCCAGGTTTGACATCAAG AGATGTGATCTTCATCGCTTGGATGAAGGCCCTTCGGTGCAGACGGTGCTCACCAGAGAGGATGGACTCAGGTACTACCGCACTATGCAAACCATGAGACGCATGGAGCTGAAGGCAGATCAGCTGTACAAGCAGAAGATCATACGAGGATTCTGTCATCTTTATGATGGCCAG GAGGCCTGTGCCGTAGGCATTGAGGCTGGTATCAATCCCACAGATCACCTGATCACAGCATATAGGGCTCATGGTTACACCTACACTAGAGGTGTGTCTGTGAAAGAGATCATGGCAGAACTCACAG GTCGAAGGGGTGGTGTTGCCAAAGGCAAGGGTGGCTCTATGCACATGTATGCCAAGAATTTCTATGGCGGGAATGGTATTGTTGGTGCCCAG GTTCCTCTTGGGGCAGGTGTGGCCCTTGCGTGCCAGTATCAGGGTAAGAATGAGGTTTGTGTCACTCTGTATGGGGATGGAGCTGCTAATCAG GGCCAGATCTTTGAGTCGTTTAACATGGCAGCTTTGTGGAAACTCCCCTGTATTTTCATCTGTGAGAATAATAAATATGGCATGGGGACATCAGTGGAACGAGCCTCAGCCAGCACAGATTATTACAAGAGAGGAGACTACATTCCTGGTCTGAgg GTGGATGGTATGGATGTTCTCAGCGTGAGAGAGGCAACCAGGTTTGCGGCAGATTATTGCAGATCTGGAAAG GGTCCCATACTAATGGAGCTCCAGACATATCGTTACCACGGCCACAGCATGAGCGATCCTGGGGTCAG TTATCGCACACGTGAGGAAATTCAGGAAGTTCGCAGTAAGAGTGACCCTATCACTGTGCTGAAGGACCGTATGATTAGTAACAACATGGCTAACCTGGAAGAGATTAAG GACATTGATGCTGAGATTCGTAAGGAGATAGAAGAAGCAGCACAGTTTGCTACCTCTGATCCAGAGCCCCCGCTGGAGGATTTGTGCAACCACATCTTCTACAATGATGCACCTTTAGAGATCAGAGGCACCAACCCTTGGATGAAGCTGAAATCCATCAGCTAA
- the pdha1b gene encoding pyruvate dehydrogenase E1 subunit alpha 1b isoform X1 yields the protein MIIFPRMKGPQIFALKRKKALYVWNYTRVKHDQGSRVVISARSFANLTPQARFDIKRCDLHRLDEGPSVQTVLTREDGLRYYRTMQTMRRMELKADQLYKQKIIRGFCHLYDGQEACAVGIEAGINPTDHLITAYRAHGYTYTRGVSVKEIMAELTGRRGGVAKGKGGSMHMYAKNFYGGNGIVGAQVRCTHHNLQEYYIRHFLNLNFTVLKVPLGAGVALACQYQGKNEVCVTLYGDGAANQGQIFESFNMAALWKLPCIFICENNKYGMGTSVERASASTDYYKRGDYIPGLRVDGMDVLSVREATRFAADYCRSGKGPILMELQTYRYHGHSMSDPGVSYRTREEIQEVRSKSDPITVLKDRMISNNMANLEEIKDIDAEIRKEIEEAAQFATSDPEPPLEDLCNHIFYNDAPLEIRGTNPWMKLKSIS from the exons GGCTCAAGAGTTGTGATATCAGCACGTTCTTTTGCTAACTTGACCCCTCAAGCCAGGTTTGACATCAAG AGATGTGATCTTCATCGCTTGGATGAAGGCCCTTCGGTGCAGACGGTGCTCACCAGAGAGGATGGACTCAGGTACTACCGCACTATGCAAACCATGAGACGCATGGAGCTGAAGGCAGATCAGCTGTACAAGCAGAAGATCATACGAGGATTCTGTCATCTTTATGATGGCCAG GAGGCCTGTGCCGTAGGCATTGAGGCTGGTATCAATCCCACAGATCACCTGATCACAGCATATAGGGCTCATGGTTACACCTACACTAGAGGTGTGTCTGTGAAAGAGATCATGGCAGAACTCACAG GTCGAAGGGGTGGTGTTGCCAAAGGCAAGGGTGGCTCTATGCACATGTATGCCAAGAATTTCTATGGCGGGAATGGTATTGTTGGTGCCCAGGTGAGATGCACGCACCATAATTTACAAGAATATTACATCAggcattttttaaatctaaattttactgttttgaaGGTTCCTCTTGGGGCAGGTGTGGCCCTTGCGTGCCAGTATCAGGGTAAGAATGAGGTTTGTGTCACTCTGTATGGGGATGGAGCTGCTAATCAG GGCCAGATCTTTGAGTCGTTTAACATGGCAGCTTTGTGGAAACTCCCCTGTATTTTCATCTGTGAGAATAATAAATATGGCATGGGGACATCAGTGGAACGAGCCTCAGCCAGCACAGATTATTACAAGAGAGGAGACTACATTCCTGGTCTGAgg GTGGATGGTATGGATGTTCTCAGCGTGAGAGAGGCAACCAGGTTTGCGGCAGATTATTGCAGATCTGGAAAG GGTCCCATACTAATGGAGCTCCAGACATATCGTTACCACGGCCACAGCATGAGCGATCCTGGGGTCAG TTATCGCACACGTGAGGAAATTCAGGAAGTTCGCAGTAAGAGTGACCCTATCACTGTGCTGAAGGACCGTATGATTAGTAACAACATGGCTAACCTGGAAGAGATTAAG GACATTGATGCTGAGATTCGTAAGGAGATAGAAGAAGCAGCACAGTTTGCTACCTCTGATCCAGAGCCCCCGCTGGAGGATTTGTGCAACCACATCTTCTACAATGATGCACCTTTAGAGATCAGAGGCACCAACCCTTGGATGAAGCTGAAATCCATCAGCTAA
- the pdha1b gene encoding pyruvate dehydrogenase E1 subunit alpha 1b isoform X3, with translation MIIFPRMKGPQIFALKRKKALYVWNYTRVKHDQGSRVVISARSFANLTPQARFDIKRCDLHRLDEGPSVQTVLTREDGLRYYRTMQTMRRMELKADQLYKQKIIRGFCHLYDGQEACAVGIEAGINPTDHLITAYRAHGYTYTRGVSVKEIMAELTGRRGGVAKGKGGSMHMYAKNFYGGNGIVGAQVPLGAGVALACQYQGKNEVCVTLYGDGAANQGQIFESFNMAALWKLPCIFICENNKYGMGTSVERASASTDYYKRGDYIPGLRVDGMDVLSVREATRFAADYCRSGKGPILMELQTYRYHGHSMSDPGVSYRTREEIQEVRSKSDPITVLKDRMISNNMANLEEIKDIDAEIRKEIEEAAQFATSDPEPPLEDLCNHIFYNDAPLEIRGTNPWMKLKSIS, from the exons GGCTCAAGAGTTGTGATATCAGCACGTTCTTTTGCTAACTTGACCCCTCAAGCCAGGTTTGACATCAAG AGATGTGATCTTCATCGCTTGGATGAAGGCCCTTCGGTGCAGACGGTGCTCACCAGAGAGGATGGACTCAGGTACTACCGCACTATGCAAACCATGAGACGCATGGAGCTGAAGGCAGATCAGCTGTACAAGCAGAAGATCATACGAGGATTCTGTCATCTTTATGATGGCCAG GAGGCCTGTGCCGTAGGCATTGAGGCTGGTATCAATCCCACAGATCACCTGATCACAGCATATAGGGCTCATGGTTACACCTACACTAGAGGTGTGTCTGTGAAAGAGATCATGGCAGAACTCACAG GTCGAAGGGGTGGTGTTGCCAAAGGCAAGGGTGGCTCTATGCACATGTATGCCAAGAATTTCTATGGCGGGAATGGTATTGTTGGTGCCCAG GTTCCTCTTGGGGCAGGTGTGGCCCTTGCGTGCCAGTATCAGGGTAAGAATGAGGTTTGTGTCACTCTGTATGGGGATGGAGCTGCTAATCAG GGCCAGATCTTTGAGTCGTTTAACATGGCAGCTTTGTGGAAACTCCCCTGTATTTTCATCTGTGAGAATAATAAATATGGCATGGGGACATCAGTGGAACGAGCCTCAGCCAGCACAGATTATTACAAGAGAGGAGACTACATTCCTGGTCTGAgg GTGGATGGTATGGATGTTCTCAGCGTGAGAGAGGCAACCAGGTTTGCGGCAGATTATTGCAGATCTGGAAAG GGTCCCATACTAATGGAGCTCCAGACATATCGTTACCACGGCCACAGCATGAGCGATCCTGGGGTCAG TTATCGCACACGTGAGGAAATTCAGGAAGTTCGCAGTAAGAGTGACCCTATCACTGTGCTGAAGGACCGTATGATTAGTAACAACATGGCTAACCTGGAAGAGATTAAG GACATTGATGCTGAGATTCGTAAGGAGATAGAAGAAGCAGCACAGTTTGCTACCTCTGATCCAGAGCCCCCGCTGGAGGATTTGTGCAACCACATCTTCTACAATGATGCACCTTTAGAGATCAGAGGCACCAACCCTTGGATGAAGCTGAAATCCATCAGCTAA
- the pdha1b gene encoding pyruvate dehydrogenase E1 subunit alpha 1b isoform X5, with protein sequence MQTMRRMELKADQLYKQKIIRGFCHLYDGQEACAVGIEAGINPTDHLITAYRAHGYTYTRGVSVKEIMAELTGRRGGVAKGKGGSMHMYAKNFYGGNGIVGAQVRCTHHNLQEYYIRHFLNLNFTVLKVPLGAGVALACQYQGKNEVCVTLYGDGAANQGQIFESFNMAALWKLPCIFICENNKYGMGTSVERASASTDYYKRGDYIPGLRVDGMDVLSVREATRFAADYCRSGKGPILMELQTYRYHGHSMSDPGVSYRTREEIQEVRSKSDPITVLKDRMISNNMANLEEIKDIDAEIRKEIEEAAQFATSDPEPPLEDLCNHIFYNDAPLEIRGTNPWMKLKSIS encoded by the exons ATGCAAACCATGAGACGCATGGAGCTGAAGGCAGATCAGCTGTACAAGCAGAAGATCATACGAGGATTCTGTCATCTTTATGATGGCCAG GAGGCCTGTGCCGTAGGCATTGAGGCTGGTATCAATCCCACAGATCACCTGATCACAGCATATAGGGCTCATGGTTACACCTACACTAGAGGTGTGTCTGTGAAAGAGATCATGGCAGAACTCACAG GTCGAAGGGGTGGTGTTGCCAAAGGCAAGGGTGGCTCTATGCACATGTATGCCAAGAATTTCTATGGCGGGAATGGTATTGTTGGTGCCCAGGTGAGATGCACGCACCATAATTTACAAGAATATTACATCAggcattttttaaatctaaattttactgttttgaaGGTTCCTCTTGGGGCAGGTGTGGCCCTTGCGTGCCAGTATCAGGGTAAGAATGAGGTTTGTGTCACTCTGTATGGGGATGGAGCTGCTAATCAG GGCCAGATCTTTGAGTCGTTTAACATGGCAGCTTTGTGGAAACTCCCCTGTATTTTCATCTGTGAGAATAATAAATATGGCATGGGGACATCAGTGGAACGAGCCTCAGCCAGCACAGATTATTACAAGAGAGGAGACTACATTCCTGGTCTGAgg GTGGATGGTATGGATGTTCTCAGCGTGAGAGAGGCAACCAGGTTTGCGGCAGATTATTGCAGATCTGGAAAG GGTCCCATACTAATGGAGCTCCAGACATATCGTTACCACGGCCACAGCATGAGCGATCCTGGGGTCAG TTATCGCACACGTGAGGAAATTCAGGAAGTTCGCAGTAAGAGTGACCCTATCACTGTGCTGAAGGACCGTATGATTAGTAACAACATGGCTAACCTGGAAGAGATTAAG GACATTGATGCTGAGATTCGTAAGGAGATAGAAGAAGCAGCACAGTTTGCTACCTCTGATCCAGAGCCCCCGCTGGAGGATTTGTGCAACCACATCTTCTACAATGATGCACCTTTAGAGATCAGAGGCACCAACCCTTGGATGAAGCTGAAATCCATCAGCTAA